The nucleotide sequence GCCCCGACGGTCGCCCCAAGGGTTCTGGTATTGTTGTATTCGAGTCCCCCGACGATGCGAGAAACGCTATTCAGCAATTCAACGGCTATGACTGGCAAGGTCGCGTAATTGAGGTTAGGGAGGACCGTTTCGCCAATGCTGGTATGGGTGCTGGCGGTTACGGTGGCCGCGGTGGCTTCGGCGGTCGCGGTGGCTTCGGCGGTGGCTTCGGCGGCCGTGGAGGCTTCGGCGGTCGCGGTGgttttggcggcggcggttaTGGTCGTGGAGGCTATGGCGGCGGTCCTGGTGGTGGTCCTGGCGGCCCCAGCTTCGGTGGTCCTCCAGGGGGCGATGGCTCTGTCCCTCCGAACCCTTTTACTGACAACGCCACCGCCGGCACTGAGAAGAACGAGATTATCTACGTTCGCAACGTGAGTGTCCTTTTCACCCCCGATGCCCATTGATGGTTTCTAACAATACCCTAGCTTCCTTGGTCTACAAGCAATGACGATCTCGTTGAGTTGTTCTCGACTATCGGCAAGGTTGAGCAGGCCGAGATTCAGTACGAGCCTAGTGGCCGCTCGCGTGGCAGCGGTGTTGTTCGCTTCGACAATGCCGACACCGCCGAAACCGCCATCAACAAGTTTCAAGGATATCAGTACGGCGGCCGGCCTCTGGGTCTGAGCTACGTCAAGTACTTGAAccagggtggtggtgacgccATGGACACCGACCATGGTGGATTGACTCAGGACCAGATCATGTAAACCAAGCATGAACACTTGTTTGTGCTCGAATCGAACTCAGCCATTGGATCGTCAACAGCCACTGTCGACAAATACAGTCATCAACGTTATTGGATGAGTCAAAGCTGCCACAAGATATCACTTCCGCTCTTCGATTCGTTTACATGATCTCGTCGCTTATTCCCGTCGACATGGGCCCAGAGCATTCAATAGCACCTCGGTTCGACACAACACTGACGACATTCCTCACCCTCAGCAGATTGTTTGTATTgcgttttgttt is from Podospora pseudopauciseta strain CBS 411.78 chromosome 5 map unlocalized CBS411.78m_5.2, whole genome shotgun sequence and encodes:
- the GBP2_2 gene encoding g-strand binding protein (COG:A; EggNog:ENOG503NW7K), which translates into the protein MDRIVRPNLASVLLEEVPAVVSVALLALAVVLRTEEDLTPAWEVELQEAGPRVLPFNIGWQDLKDLFRQSARTGGVIRADVHLGPDGRPKGSGIVVFESPDDARNAIQQFNGYDWQGRVIEVREDRFANAGMGAGGYGGRGGFGGRGGFGGGFGGRGGFGGRGGFGGGGYGRGGYGGGPGGGPGGPSFGGPPGGDGSVPPNPFTDNATAGTEKNEIIYVRNLPWSTSNDDLVELFSTIGKVEQAEIQYEPSGRSRGSGVVRFDNADTAETAINKFQGYQYGGRPLGLSYVKYLNQGGGDAMDTDHGGLTQDQIM